The following DNA comes from Rosa rugosa chromosome 5, drRosRugo1.1, whole genome shotgun sequence.
ttattttgctAAAGTGCTTTGTCCTTGATTGCATGATATCTGATCCAGCAAAACAAGGAAATACAGTCCTGATTCCTGAACCATGTCCTTCCAGCTTCACAATTGACAAGAACAAGTGCGTGCCACTTTCAATGGAGAACCAGAGGAATAATAAGGTGGGGTATTTACTGATCGAACACCTGTTCATGGACAATCAGCATATCCCTCTGGTTCTCCATCAAAAGCGTATGCATTTCTCCTTATCAGAGACTCTCTGCTAATGTTCCTGTTCAACTTCATGAGAGGTTTCAAGGTCCGTCATACTCTTAACTTTCTCAGTTTCATCCATTTCATTGTAGCTGGTAGttattatgattataatgttatATTAAATTCATTGCTGGCTCAGTGTGAGTGTGTGCTGCTGCAGGTGAGAGTATCACTAGGTCCTCAGTTATAGAGAAACCTGGAGACCATGGAGAAGCACACTTAGTAGGTCTGGGTGGAACTAGAATTCCGTAAACCATTTCTAATATTAAGTTATGCTGGAGGGTAAGGAACATTTTTTCCCTTTGTGTTTTCCTTGCTTATTTGGCTAGTAGTCTTGGTTAAATTGTTTACCTGTTCTGGGTagtcattttgtttttatttgtcaAAATGAAGTTGAATGATCTGATAGCGGCAGGGGACATTAAGCATTGGAAATATTTGCCAATGGTAACGTTTGAGAGCAAAATTTGGGAATATCTAGGTCGAAAATGCATCAGCCATGAAGACCGTCGATTGGTAATTTACATTCTCTGATTCTTGCTCAACTGTACGTTATTGATTACCCTAATCTGTATACAACTCTCATGCAAGACTATTGTAATTTAAGGTATACGCAGCCACTATGAATTCTTTCAAGAAGATGTAAAAATTATCAACATCATATATAAGTGCATTGGATATAAGTATGTTGGAAAGCCAATCACTATGTCCTTGCATCAAAGTAATCATCTGAGCCATTATGTAGCTAATTTTTAACTAATCATTTAGTTTGAAGATGCAAATCTTATCGATTAGTTTTAAACTTTACTCAGTTACTTCAGAGGTTAAAATATTAATTGTTAACTTCATAATTTACCCCATAATTGTTAGCTTCTTAATACAGGCACAAGCCTACCTTCGTATCCATTATTATATCTGCCTGATATCCCTTTTATATTTTTGATGTATTATAGAGTTTTGATTGGGATTCTGGAAGCACACACGTCTATCATTGTTACGTCAACGTGGATGGGAGTTACAGATTCAAGGTTTGTATGCTTACCTCTCTGTTATAAGTTGAATGTTTTTTTTACATGTTTGCAAATGTATACACAGGAGGAGCAGAAGTTGATTATTAAGTGAAACAGTAATGTAGATATTATATCTTGAAATGTGCTTTCAGTAAAACAATTGATCTACTGAAGAATCAGGTGGGATCCTGCTATTTTGTTGGATAATGCAGCTTTGTTGTTGGTTGGGAATTCCAGCTTGCTTATATCACTACAGTGCTGTATGATATCACTATGAATATCCTTGTTTGAATCTTATAGACTATGAAAGTATTACCCGTCCCCATTGTAAACTCATGAAGCATGACAAACTTATTAATGCATGGAAGTTTTGCATTAGATTGAGTGATTTCAGTTTGTTATTGTTCTTCCTCTCATGGAAGTTTTGCTGGTGGAACTTTATGTTCTTTGTATAATTCCTTTTTATGGAAACCACTAACTATTTTTTTACCTCTGACAGCCAGCCAGAACTGTTGATTTTGGCACCTGTGATCAATCGGTTCCAGAGGCATATCCAGATAAGGGTACTGTTATTTGACTTGATTCCCTGTGTAATTAATTAAACTGTAGATTAATGATGGGGCCCACATTTTCTACGGTTCctaacttaatttttttttgttgcctTTGGTTGATGGGCAATGTGCTATATTTCTTTGTCCTGCCAGATGAGGAGACAAATGGCTACTTGGCACAATATTCGTCAACTGGTTTTACTGATATGGGGAACACAACTGATGAAGGTATTTACAGACATTTCTACAACATATTCAATATGCATCTATTTGCTTTTATTCATGGTGAGTGGTGAGTGCATCTATTTGTACTCCTCGAATTGATGGAAAGGAGTTCTTTCGTCAAGCCAGGTAGGTCTAATTATTTCAAGTGTAATTGATTTCATGGTAGTGAGGTTTGAAAC
Coding sequences within:
- the LOC133711475 gene encoding probable RNA-dependent RNA polymerase 3 encodes the protein MKLNDLIAAGDIKHWKYLPMVTFESKIWEYLGRKCISHEDRRLSFDWDSGSTHVYHCYVNVDGSYRFKPARTVDFGTCDQSVPEAYPDKDEETNGYLAQYSSTGFTDMGNTTDEGSYFGKDKSLELNLFKVDSTYLMRKLAL